The nucleotide window AGATCCTCAACTATTTATTGAGAGTATTAAAAAACCAGTTGTTATAGATGAGATACAAAAAATTCCTGAACTGTTAAGGGCAATCAAGATTGATGTGGACAGAAACAGGATTAATGGGAACTATCTTTTAACAGGCTCATCAAATATCCTGGCATATAAAGCTCTCTCGCTTCTATTAGCAATTAAATGATAATTAATAAAATTGATGAAAATCTTTTTGCTTTGCCTGTTAGCATAATATTTTGAATATAAAGTTTTTAGAAGTCATTTAAGGTTTCAAAAGTTTTTATTTTTTGGTATAATAATTAACTATGTTTATAGGAACACCGCTTATTTCAGAAGAGCAGATTCAGAAAAAAGTTAAAGAGCTTGCTCATAAAATTTCCCTTGATTATGCCGACAAGGATCTTCTTGCAATAGGTATTTTAAAGGGTTCTTTCATGTTTTTTTCAGATCTTATAAGATGGATTAAATCACCATTAAGGGTGGATTTCATTGTTGCGTCGAGTTATATAAAAGATAAATCTTCAGGTGAAGTAAAGATTCATTACTTTCCAAGAGAAGAAATTCAAGGGAAGGATATACTTCTTGTTGATGATATTATTGATACGGGAATTTCTTTAAAAATCATTAGAGAAAAAATTCTGTCTTTAAATCCCTCTTCATTGAAAATATGTGTTTTTCTTGATAAAGCTGAAAGAAGAGTTGTTGATGTTCCTGTTGATTATATTGGTTTTAAAATCCCTAACAAATTCGTGGTAGGGTATGGACTTGACTATCAAGAAATGTTCAGAAATCTTCCTTATATAACGATATTCAAGAAAGAAGTTAAATAATGTACAAATTAAAAATAATCACAGGTTTTGATGCTGCTCATCAGTTAAGGGGTTACAAGGGCAAATGTGAGAACATTCATGGGCATAACTGGAAAGTTGAAGTAGAGGTATTTGCTGAAAATCTTAATGAAATAGGCATTGCAATTGATTTTAAAGAATTAAGGAAAATTACAGAAGATGTTATTTCTGAGCTTGATCATTCCTTTATAAATCAAGTCCACCCATTTAACGAAATAAATCCTTCAAGTGAAAATATAGCAAGGTGGATATATATGTCTTTGAAAGATAGATTAAGCACAACTCCAGTAAGACTTCATAGTGTGACTGTGTGGGAGTCAGATTATGCTTCAGCCACTTATTTTGAATGAAATTTTAAGCAAAATCCCTAAAGTTCAATTTGAGTGGGAGATTTATTTTTTTAAGAGAAAAGTTTATTCAGTAGAAGGCAAGGATTTAGATATTGATAAAAAAAAGGAAGCAATAAGGGATTTTTTTTCAATAAGAGTAATAAAGGATAAAAAAGCAGGATTTACAAGTTGTTCTGAAATAGAGAAAGTTCCTGAAGCTTTTCAACGGGCAATTGAAATTGCCAATATATCTGAACCAGACGAGTTTTTGGACCTTCCTATCCCTGAACAGATAAAACAGGTAGAGGTCTTTGATGAACAATTAATAAGGTTGAAAGAAAGTTTGCCTCGTATATTGATTAATATGCAAAAATCGGCTTTTTTTGACCGAAAAATAAAAAAACTCAGAAATGCAGAGATAAATATAACAGTTGATGAAAAAGGTATAGTAAATTCAAAAGGACTTTCTGTTTATCAGCCATTTACCTCAATTACAGCACACATAATCGCAATTGCTGAGGATTCAGAATCCCAGATGGGATGGGCTTTTAGGGCAGAAAGATTTTTAAAAAATCTTAATTTTGAAGAAGTTGCAAGAGAAGCAGCGCAAAAAGCTTTAATGCTTCTTAATCCCCAGAAAATTAAACCTTTTAAAGGATTTGCAGTGTTAGACCCATCTGTTTCTTCTGAGTTTCTTGAACTTATAAGTCAATCCCTTTCAGCAGAAAACTATTTAATGGGTAAATCTTTATTTGCAGAAAAACTTGGCAAGACTGTTATAAATGAAAAACTGAATATTATTGATAATGGATTAATTCCTGAGAGATTTGGTTCGACTCCCTTTGATGCTGAAGGAGTTCCTTCACAGGAAAAGTTTTTGATAAAAAATGGGGTTTTAATTTCACTTTTACACAATACATATACAGCAAAGCGCTCAGGAACTTTGTCTACTGGAAATGCTGTAAGGACAGAAAGAGGATTATCAGTAGGTCCTACAAATTTATATCTTCAGTCAGTAGAAACTACTATAGAAGATATTATAAAAGAGGTTGACAGAGGAATTTATATTTTAGAAGTTATGGGTATGCATACAGCTAATCCTGTTAGTGGAGAATTTTCAGTAGGAATTTCAGGTATCTATATAGAAAATGGAGAGTTAAAACATCCTGTAAAGGAGGCAGTATATTCTGGAAATGTTCTGGAACTTTTTAAAAACATTAAAGCAGTAGGTAATGATTTAAAATTCTTTGGAAATATAGGCTCACCAACCCTCCTTGTTGAGGGTGCAGATATATCTGGTTAAAGGAGGTTATAGGTGGATTACTTTTTAACTGAAGAACAGAGGATGATAAAAGACCTTGCAAGACAAATCGCTGAGGAGCATGTTAAACCAGTTAGAGCAGAACTTGATGAGACAGGTGAGTTTCCCTGGGAGATTATGAAAATTTTGGCTCAGGCAGACATGTTCAGAGTATTCATTCCAGAGGAATATGGAGGGCTGGGCACAGGAGCTCTTGAACTCTGTCTCGTGGTAGAGGAACTATCCCGTGTCTGCCTCGGTGTTTCTACAACCTATGCTGCAAATGCTTTGGGAACATATCCTATTCTTCTTTTTGGAACTGAAGAACAGAAGAAAAAATATTTGCCCGATATAGCTGATGGAAAAAGACTGGTTGCTTTTGCCCTTACAGAGCCAAATGCTGGAAGCGATGCAGGAGGAATTCAAACAACTGCTACAAAGGATGGAGATTACTATATTCTTAATGGAAGAAAACAGTGGATAACAAATGGTGGTGAAGCAGAGATTTATACAGTTATTGCACTGACAGATAAAACTAAGGGTCCAAGAGGTGCGTCAGCATTCATTGTTGAAAAAGGGACTCCTGGTTTCAGTTTTGGAAAAAAAGAAAACAAAATGGGAATAAGAGCATCTGCTACAAGGGAATTGATATTTGAAGACTGTAGAGTTCCGAAAGAAAACATGCTTGGCAGAGAAGGTATGGGATTTATTGTTGCAATGAAAACACTTGACCAGAGTAGGGTTGGTGTGGGAGCTCAGGGAGTTGGAGTTGCTCAGGGTGCTTTTGAGGAAGCTGCAAAGTTTGCCAAACAGAGAATACAATTTGGTCAGCCAGTAATAAGCTTTCAGGCAGTTCAGCACATGCTTGCTGATATGGCAATTCAGATCGAAGCTGCAAGAGCACTTGTTTACTCTGTTGCAAGATACATTGATTCTGGAGCAAAAGATATTACAAAAGCTTCTGCAATGGCAAAGACATTTGCAACAGATGTAGCAATGAAAGTAACAGTTGATGCAGTTCAGATTATGGGTGGTTCAGGATACATGAAGGATTATCCTGTTGAAAAGATGATGAGAGACGCAAAAATTCTTCAGATTTATGAAGGAACCAATCAGATTCAGAGAAATGTAATAGGGCAGGCAATTATAAAAGAACTTACAAAAGCAGGGATTTAGACAAAAAGGAGAATATAAAATTGCGAATATATGTTATAGGTTTTACCCTGTTACTTTCTCTATTAATTCTGATTAACTGTACAGGTATTAGGCAATACCCTGCCTATTACAGACATTCAGCAGAGCTTACTCTGGAAGAAAAGAGAGAGTTACTCGCAGAGCATAATAAATGGAGAAATCAAGTTGGAGTGCCTGATTTAATCTGGTCAACAGAACTTGAAGAAATTGCTAAGGACTGGGCATATAAGCTCGCTAAAAACTACGGATGTAGAATGATTCATAGCAGTAACAAACTGGGAGAAAATATTTTCTGGGCAAACTATGCTGTCAGTGCAAAATACGTTGTTGATTACTGGGCAGATGAAAGATTTTATTATGACTATGCATCTAATACATGTAAACAAGGCAGACAATGTGGTCACTATACACAACTGGTGTGGAGTGAAACCAGACAGTTAGGATGTGGAAGAGCGCTTTGTAGTAGCGGAGAAGAAATCTGGGTTTGTAACTATAATCCAGCAGGTAATGTTAAAGGTAAGAGACCCTATTGATTTAAGTTTTGGATAAAATCATAACTCTATGGGACTCCCCCATTCCCTGGGGGAGTACAAGTCTTTTAAAATGCTGTATTAGATTTTTTTGATAGATTTCACCTAAAACTTTTTCATCACAAAGTGAGATCAGATAGTTGCTCTGAGAAAAATATCCAACACATTCAAATCCTGAGTCCTCTGCCCATTTTTTTAGGGCTGTAAAATTAACATGGGCTGTAATATCCTGGCTACCTATGTTAGTGTATGGATTTTCATTAATTGTGTGCTTATAATAGCAAAGAAGCGTTCCTCTTTTTCTTTCAGAACAGTAGTATTCTTCCGCTAAGTATCCATAATCAAAAATTAAAACATAACCTTTTTCAAATTTTTCACTCAGAGTTTCAATTAAAGATTTCATTTTTAAGTTTACTTCTGAACGATAACCCTTTATTTTTAAAATCCATGGTGCAAACTCTTCAATATACTCACGAGTTTCATCTCTACATGGCAGAAGAGTTTCAGTTAATTCATCATTTTTAAAATCTACATAGACTTCCATCATCTCTGTTGAGGTATTGATCTCAAAAACTCTTACAGGTAAAGCATCAAAAACTTCATTACATATAAACACCCCGACAAAGGGAGATAGTTTATCAATTGATTTGTACCAATTGGTTTTATCAAGATAGTGATTTAAATTTTGTTTTTGAATCTCTATCAATGAAGGATTTATCTCTACGAGATTATATTTTACTGAAATAGAGAGAGTTTCAAGAATATCCTTTGCAAGATATCCCATGCCAGGACCTATTTCAGTAATCGTAAAATCTTCAAAACATTTAAGTTTGTGATAAAAATTTTCTATCTGTTTGCTTAAAAGAAAACCAAATGTTGAACATAAATGGGATGCTGTAAAAAAATCTCCCTGTCTGCCAATTTTCGTATCAGGCTTTGTATAATAGCCAAGGTCAGGATAATAAAGAGCAATTTCCATGAATTCATCAAAGGGGATTGGTCCATGGTTTTTTATTTTCTCAATAATTATCTCTTTAAGCATCAAGACATAAGATTGAACATTCTTTGAACTGCTTCGTAAGCCTTTAATCTTATATCCTCAGGAACTTGAATAATGTACTTATTTTCTTTTAATGCTCTAAGAACACTTTCAAGGGTAGTTATTTTCATATTTGGACATATCATGTTAGTTTTGAGAGGATAAAACTTTTTATCTGGGTTTTCTTTTCTCAATCTGTAAAGAAGTCCAATTTCTGTGCCAATTATAAATTCTTTAGCTTGAGATGATTTTGCAAACCTTACCATTCCACTTGTAGAGGCAACATGATCTGCAAGCTCAATAACTTCAGGACGACACTCAGGATGAACCACAACTAAAGCATCTGGGTAAATATTTTTTGCACGAATAACATCATCCTTTTTTATCATGTGATGAGTTGGACAAAAGCCATTCCATGGGATAATCTCTTTTTCAGGAACCTGCTTTTTTGCCCAGTCAGCAAGATTTTTATCAGGAACAAAAATGATTGAATCGAAAGGAACTGCCTTTACAATCTGGGGAGCATTGGCAGATGTACAGCAGGCATAGCTTAATGATTTTACTTCGGCAGTGGTATTAACATAGGAAATAACAGGTGAGTTAGGATATTTCTTTATCCATTCTTTAAGTTCTCTAATATTTACCGTATCTGCCATGGGGCATCCAGCTTCAATTTCGGGAAGAAGTACTGTTTTATCAGGATTAAGAATTGCAGCAGTTTCAGCCATAAAGTGAACTCCACAGAACACAATAACATCACATTGAACTTGAGTTGCCTTTTTACTTAATTCAAGAGAGTCTCCAACAAAATCGGCAATATCCTGTATTTCCTCACGCTGATAGTTGTGAGCAAGAATTATGGCATTCCTTTGTTTTTTAAGTTTTTTTATTTCTTCTACTATTGTTTTATCCATATATAAAGATCCTCCCTGTTAGTGTATACTACTGTTCCATCAGAGAGCACTACAGCTTTAATTGGTTTTCCAATTTTATAATGGGGTGAACTTCCTGAGTATCTTAAAGATATTTTTCTTACATAGTTTTGTGTTTCTGCAATGTTAGGGATTCTTCCAAGACTTTCCACAAGACTTGGTCCAGCATTATAGGCAGCAAGAGCAAGTTGAAAGTTACCATTAAATTTTTCAAGAAGATACTTCATATATCTTATTCCACCATCTATGTTTTGAACAGGATCAAAGGGATCTTTAACACCCATCAGAATTGCTGTGCCTGGCATAAGTTGCATAATTCCTATGGCACCTTTTGGAGATACTGCATTAGGATTCCATCCACTTTCTTCCCTTATCATCTCTTTTATTAACTTAGGATCTACTCCATAAAACCTTGATTTTTCCTCAACGATTTTTTCAAGTTCCTGTCTTGATATCCCTGAAACTGTCTTATACTGATGAATCTTTTGAGGTTTGTATGACTTTTTTAAGTTTTCACAGAGATTTGTATAAACTCTTTGACCATCAATGATCTGAACACAAATTCTATCAGCAAAAGCAGAGCCGATGAAAAAAAAGAAAAATAATAGAATTGATAAGAAATTAAACATGTTAAATTATATCAAAAAATCTCCTTAATAGCAAACAACTACAGTTTTCCAGATCTGATTATTGATATGATAAGCCATAATCCAAGAAAGAAAGCAAAAATTCCTGTAATTAAACCAAAAACTGAAATTCCATGTACAAGTGGTTTAACCTCTGCTGCATGCATAATTGCAGAACTAAGAATCATAGCACTTACAATAAGAGCAAAGGAGATTTTATTGCTTGCTTTATCAATATCCTTTATAAATTCGGGAAGATTCACATGATACATGCGGATTGTTATCTCATCCTTTACAGCTTTCCTTAGAAGAGTTTTAAGCTGAAAAGGGATATTTACAGCAGCTTCCTTAAATTCATTCAGTGCTTTAAGAGTTTTTTTGAGATAGAAATCAGGTTGTAGTCTCTTTGATATAATTTTTTTTGCATAAGGCTTTAGCAATTCAATAATTGATATTTTGGGACAGAGTTCCCTTGTTAATCCTTCAAGCATAATTAAAACTTTATCAATTAATAAAAGTTCAGGAAGAAATCTCAATCTATGCTTTAGAGCTACTTTCATGATTGATTCAATTAGTTCTGATATCCTGATTTCTTCGATTTTGTACGTGTAGAGTGGGAAAAGAAGATCTTCCAGGTCTTCTTTTAGTTCTCTTTTGAGTTTTTCCTTGTCAATTTCTTCTGGAATAATGCCAAGCTTAAGATACTCGTTGATTAATTTATCAGTGTTCTGATTTATTATTGCCAGAGCGATATTTGCATAAATTTCCTTAAATTCCTCATCAATCCTTTGAACTATACCAAAATCAATTAAAGCTATAGATGAGTTGTCCATCACAAGAATATTACCAGGATGAGGATCAGCATGGAAAAAGCCGTGATCAAAAATTTGTTTGAAATACATCTCTATCAAATTATTTAAGAGTCTTTCAATGTTAAATCCCTTTTTATTAAGTGATTCTACATCGTCTATTCTGACTCCTTTCACTTTTTCCATAACAAGAATTTTTTCAGTAGTAAACTCTTTAAACACATAGGGAATATAAACATTCGGGCTGTCTTTGAAATTCTCTCTGAAAACTATTGCATTGGATGCTTCTCTTCTAAAGTCTATCTCTTTTGTAATAGCCCGCGAAAATTCTTCAACAATACCGATAGGATCAAAAATTTTACTTTCAGGAATGTATTTTTCAATGAGTTTTGCAAGATTATGAAGTATTGTAAGATCAAGCATAATCTGTTGCTTTATTCCAGGACGTCTTACCTTTACAATAACTTCTTTCCCATCTTTCAAAACAGCTTCATGAACCTGGGCAATAGATGCAGAGCCAATTGGTTCAGGATTAATACTGTGAAAGACTTTTTCAATACTTACTCCAAGCTCTTTTTCAATTACTTCATAGATTTTTTCTGACTCAAATGGAGCGACTCTATCCTGAAGTTTTTTAAATTCCTGTGCATAGGCAATGGTCACAAGGTCTGGACGAGATGAAAGAAGTTGTCCAAGTTTTATAAAAGTTGGGCCTAACTCTTCAAAAGCTATTCTTAATCTCTCCGGAGCAGTGATTTTGTAATAGGGCCATCTTCCAAAGGTTTTTATTCTTTTCTTTAGAGCTATGAATCTACCAAGATGAATCTGGTCAATTATCTGACCGAATCCATGTTTTATAAAGACATTGACTATCTCTTGAAACCTTTTTGCAGAGTAGTATGTTTTTTTAATTTTGAAAAAGTCCATCCGATTAAAACTATTATAACATGGATAAATGCTAAAACTTTCTGATAGGGGAATTTTATGTTGTTTAAAATTCATTAATATTTCAAAGAAATATAACGAAAATTGATAAAAAATAGCGATATTACGAAAAATTAATCAAAAATTGCTTATAAATTGTCTTATTTAGCCTTGATTGGAGATTCAATTTCAGGTTATATTAGCACTCGGTAAGGTTAGTTGCTAATAACTCACTAAAATAATAATAAAGGAGGGAGGATATGAAGATTAAGCCACTAAAAGACAGAGTAGTTGTAAAATTCGCATCAGAAGAACTTGAAAAGACACCTGGAGGAATTTATGTACCTGATGTGGCGAAAGAAAAGCCCCAGAAGGGTACAGTTCTTGAGGTTGGCTCTGAGGTAAAAGAAGTAAAAGTTGGTGATACTGTTCTTTTTGACAAATATGCAGGCACAAAAATCAAGATTGACGATGTTGAGTACTTAATTATCAAAGAAGAAGAAATACTTGGAATAGTAGAAAAATAAAAAAAAGGAGGGGATGATATGGCAGCAAAGCAGTTAATATTTGGTGATGCAGCAAGACAGGCTATTCTTAAAGGTGTTACAATTCTTACTGATGCTGTAAAAGCAACATTGGGACCAAGAGGAAGAAATGTAGTAATTGAGAGGAAGTTTGGTTCTCCCAATGTAACAAAAGATGGAGTTACAGTTGCTAAAGAGATAGACCTCAAAGATCCTTTTGAGAACATGGGTGCACAGCTTGTCAGAGAAGTTGCCTCCAAGACCTCTGATGTGGCAGGTGATGGAACGACAACTGCAACTGTATTAGCCTATGCGATTTACAAAGAAGGTCTCAAGTATGTTTCAGCCGGTGCCAATTCAATGGATCTCAAAAGAGGAATTGACAAAGCTGTTGAGGCAGTAGTTGAAGAACTCAAAAAGATTTCTAAACCTGTTGCAGATAAAAAAGAGATTGCACAGGTAGGAACTATTTCAGCAAACAATGATGCTTCAATTGGTGAACTTATTGCTGAGGCAATGGACAAGGTTGGAAAAGACGGTGTTATCACTGTTGAAGAAGCAAAGGGAATGGCTACAACCCTTGATATAGTTGAAGGAATGCAGTTTGACCGTGGATATATTTCCCCATACTTTATAACTGATCCTGAGCGCCTTGAGTGTGTTCTTGAGGATGCCTTCATTTTAATTCACGACAAAAAGATTTCCAGCATGAAAGATTTGCTCCCAATTCTTGAGCAGATCGCAAGAATGGGCAAACCTCTTTTAATTATTGCTGAAGATGTAGAGGGCGAAGCTCTTGCAACATTGGTTGTAAACAAACTCAGAGGAGTGCTTCAGGTTTGTGCAGTCAAAGCACCTGGATTTGGAGAGAGAAGAAAGGCAATGCTTGAGGATATTGCTATCCTCACAGGTGGAACAGTAATTTCAGAGGACCTTGGAATAAAGCTTGAAAACGTAAAGATTGATGATCTCGGAAGAGCAAAGAAAATCATTGTTGATAAAGACAATACCACAATCGTAGAGGGAGCAGGAGATCCTCAGAAGATTCAGGGAAGAATTAAACAGATAAAGGTTCAGATTGAAGAGACAACTTCTGACTATGATCGTGAAAAACTTCAGGAGAGACTTGCAAAACTCGCAGGTGGAGTTGCAAGAATCAATGTAGGTGCTGCAACTGAAGCAGAAATGAAAGAAAAGAAAGCAAGAGTAGAGGATGCACTGAATGCAACCAGAGCTGCAGTTGAAGAGGGAATTGTACCCGGTGGTGGAGTAGCATTGCTGAGATGCCAGAAAGCTCTTGAGAATTTAAAAGCTGAAAATCACGATCAGCAGCTTGGTATTGAGATTGTCAAGAAAGCTCTTGAAGAGCCAATAAAGCAGATTATATCAAATGCTGGTGTAGAGGCAACACTCATTGTTGAAAAAGTAAAGGAAAACACCAACATTAACTTTGGATACGATGCATATCAGGAAAAATTTGTTGATATGATGGAAGCAGGTATTATTGATCCAACAAAAGTTACAAGAACAGCTCTTCAGAATGCTGCATCTGTTGCAGGATTAATGCTTACAACAGAAGTGCTTGTAGCTGAAATTCCAGAGGAAGAAAAGAAACCTCCAATGCCATCACCTGATATGTACTAATATTTACGGATTCTCCAGAGGGGCAGGCATGAGAATGTCTGCCCCTTTTTTATTGAAAAAGCTTTTGATTTGTTGTAATATTCATTTGATGAAAGTTCTTCTGATTGAAGATGATAAAGTCCTCGGTGAAAGCATAGAGGATTATTTCAGACTTAATGGTATTGATACATTATGGATTTATGATGAAAGAAAACTTCCCAATATAATTAAGGTTTATGAATTTGATGTAATTATTCTTGACCTTATGTTAAATTTCACTCGTGGAGAGGATTTAATTACATTTCTTAGAGACAACAGAGTAAACACGCCAATTTTAATTCTTACAGCTAAAACCGAGTTTACCAGCAAAGAGGAGTGTTTCCTTCGGGGAGCCGATGACTATCTTACAAAACCTTTTGAACCAAAGGAGTTGCTGCTCAGAGTCAGGGCATTAAGTAAAAGAGTTCAAAGAGAGACTGTATTTACCATTGGAGATATTACTATCAATATTGATGCAAAAATAATACTTAAAAATAACAGGGAAATAAAGATTTCGAAGACAGCCTGGGATTTATTAACTTTGTTGATAAAAAGAAAAGGCGAGATTGTTAGCTGTGATACAATTTTGAACTATGTCTGGGGTGGAAAGGCAGTTGGTGATGAAGTGGTAAGAACTTATATAAAAGAGCTGAGAAAAATTCTGCCCTATAACTGTATTAAAACCTATAAAGGAAGAGGATATAAGCTGGAAGGAGAATTAAGGGATTGAGTTTTCAATTAAAAATATTCATCATATTCGCAACTTCTGTGGTACTCATTTTCTCTGTTATTAACTTTATAACGATAAACTTTTTTAAAGAACAGCAACAGGAAGAAGAAATTCTCTCCAAAATCCCCTATCCAGAACAATTAAAAGAAAGTTATGCTAAAGAGAGATTTAATAAGTATT belongs to Thermodesulfovibrio aggregans and includes:
- the groL gene encoding chaperonin GroEL (60 kDa chaperone family; promotes refolding of misfolded polypeptides especially under stressful conditions; forms two stacked rings of heptamers to form a barrel-shaped 14mer; ends can be capped by GroES; misfolded proteins enter the barrel where they are refolded when GroES binds) — protein: MAAKQLIFGDAARQAILKGVTILTDAVKATLGPRGRNVVIERKFGSPNVTKDGVTVAKEIDLKDPFENMGAQLVREVASKTSDVAGDGTTTATVLAYAIYKEGLKYVSAGANSMDLKRGIDKAVEAVVEELKKISKPVADKKEIAQVGTISANNDASIGELIAEAMDKVGKDGVITVEEAKGMATTLDIVEGMQFDRGYISPYFITDPERLECVLEDAFILIHDKKISSMKDLLPILEQIARMGKPLLIIAEDVEGEALATLVVNKLRGVLQVCAVKAPGFGERRKAMLEDIAILTGGTVISEDLGIKLENVKIDDLGRAKKIIVDKDNTTIVEGAGDPQKIQGRIKQIKVQIEETTSDYDREKLQERLAKLAGGVARINVGAATEAEMKEKKARVEDALNATRAAVEEGIVPGGGVALLRCQKALENLKAENHDQQLGIEIVKKALEEPIKQIISNAGVEATLIVEKVKENTNINFGYDAYQEKFVDMMEAGIIDPTKVTRTALQNAASVAGLMLTTEVLVAEIPEEEKKPPMPSPDMY
- a CDS encoding response regulator transcription factor, producing the protein MKVLLIEDDKVLGESIEDYFRLNGIDTLWIYDERKLPNIIKVYEFDVIILDLMLNFTRGEDLITFLRDNRVNTPILILTAKTEFTSKEECFLRGADDYLTKPFEPKELLLRVRALSKRVQRETVFTIGDITINIDAKIILKNNREIKISKTAWDLLTLLIKRKGEIVSCDTILNYVWGGKAVGDEVVRTYIKELRKILPYNCIKTYKGRGYKLEGELRD